Proteins found in one Paralichthys olivaceus isolate ysfri-2021 chromosome 19, ASM2471397v2, whole genome shotgun sequence genomic segment:
- the LOC138405624 gene encoding proteoglycan 4 isoform X1, which yields MLWDFRLVLLFVLAPQAAGIKERGVRLHPGGRTEADGSVRLVELLKTSTHSKGSEVGRRRLKRSVFLHSGVRICPQETISDVLASHQAYYQLRVCQESVWEAFRIFFDRIPGTSEYQRWVHTCQQESLCISDLARNFSSTEEHISMVRTRMSRLRDRRPSSRGSETPAHKLPEIQGAEVQTLASSAPLVVTGTISPLSPVSASPSPGLDHTPPEEEVKEEEEVKEEELEVEEEVKEEDVEEEEVKEEELEVKEEELEEDSELPNVVPESPVEQIVEFSIDLVDPGYRELLDDPDSPQYIDLAHHLQDQMQHVFDKLPGFKGIHVLGISETQDTDGPGGISVHYSLIFEINSPKSNSENSEAATGEPENTPDSGLREMVTKALREEASLPIDLDSLDFEPEAIHLPALTSTSSVEVVDESSEPDSHNEFEVITDEPEVDKPRLEVPLSPMEKENALVTLLDPTAVPESSDPPPASEDVTPESETINVRESEPSSEDGREEDLLIITHEIKTIHHDETGKLVRDFIVTPTEAAYVSLLPNLISEEDLIPVDSENPQFIPTTQFLLTTASAGEEPSDPGQPVTTLSAITGQPPTETTGTLGEVEEINALPDEEEVDLSVHETVEEPEEALGGEVYEEGLEVLQPNPEQAEVSEPDEEKLEPNVEAAESEGESVVETQEEPEDVLQPNEDVAEVSEVKVEVSKPEEDHPEPDEETEPGRDVDGTISEPEEVTVPETVPDVSEETVPDVPEETVPDVSEETVPEVPEETVPEVPEETVPEVLEETEPEETVPEVPEETVPDVSEETVPDVPEETVPDVSEETVPDVPEETVPDVPEETVPDVPEETVPDVPEGTVPDVSEETVPDVPEETVPDVPEETVPEVPEEIVPEVPEETVPEETVPDVSEETVPDVPEETEPEETEPEETEPEETVPDVPEETVPDVPEETVPDVPEETEPEETVPDVPEETVPDVPEETVPDVSEETVPDVSEETVPYVPEETVPGVPEETVPDVPEETVPDVSEETVPYVPEETVPDVSEETVPYVPEETVPDVPEETVPEVPEEIVPEVSEETVLDVPEETVPEVPEETVPDVSEETVPEVPEETEPEETVPEVPEETVPEVPEETVPDVSEEIVPEVSEETVLDVPEETVPEVSEETVPDVPEETVPEVPEETVPEVSEEIVSEVPEETVLEVSEVIVPEVSEETVLEASEVKVPEVPEETVLEVSEPIVPEVPEETLPEVPEETVLEISEVLVPEVPEETSETETASEPQVPEEVVEEESEDGTVNILAPVEENIFEAVEDPPPSGKPILDPFYVEEDVDNSDSEVESDLDTTGDDPEFDSTSVDAEVAAPESEDAQETDSSSVTAAPVSDAVPTPPATPVDVSEAWSPGPTVDSGLFETVEHPVIPSAPVSSEDDITAPEQKQPAVVIIDEDLEETAQTGSESTTGSPGAAEDVIDEAVQDLAVELDQTDVATTETSELPDEGSGFAWAGEDRTTVSATAQPAVRYLTTPSMTTASHGRELVVFFSLRVTNMDFSEDLFNKTSSEYISLENTFLDVLMPFLQANLTGFKNLEILNFRKGSVVINSKMKFAKSVPYNITEAVHCVLEEFCSAAAKNLHIQIDTRSLDIEPADQADPCKFLACDGFSRCEVSGRTKEAQCVCEPGFLSVDERPCQSVCVLQPEYCRGRGACHILPGHGAVCRYDDRYSLPGRAS from the exons ATGCTCTGGGACTTCAGACTCGTGCTGCTGTTCGTCCTCGCTCCGCAGGCAGCTGGAATTAAAG AGCGCGGCGTCAGGCTGCACCCGGGGGGGAGGACGGAGGCCGATGGCTCCGTGCGCTtggtggagctgctgaagaCATCGACGCACAGCAAAGGTTCTGAAGTCGGCCGACGTCGACTCAAGAGGTCGGTGTTTTTACACTCTGGAGTGAGAATCTGTCCACAAGAGACCATCAGTGACGTGCTCGCCAGCCACCAGGCGTACTACCAGCTCCGAG tGTGTCAGGAGTCTGTGTGGGAGGCGTTCAGGATCTTCTTCGACAGGATCCCCGGGACGTCGGAGTATCAGCGATGGGTTCACACGTGTCAGCAAGAGTCGCTCTGCATCTCCGACCTCGCCAGAAACTTCAGCAGCACCGAGGAGCACATTAGCATGGTTCGCACG AGGATGAGTCGGCTGAGGGACCGGAGGCCGTCATCAAG AGGATCAGAGACTCCTGCTCACAAGCTCCCAGAGATCCAAG GAGCAGAGGTTCAGACGCTCGCCTCCTCAGCTCCGCTGGTCGTCACCGGCACCATCTCCCCTCTCAGCCCTGTGAGCGCCTCCCCGAGCCCCGGCCTGGATCACACGCCGCccgaggaggaggtgaaggaggaggaggag gtgaaggaggaggagctggaggtggaggaggaggtgaaggaggaggatgtggaggaggaggaggtgaaggaggaggagctggaggtgaaggaggaggagctggaggag GACTCGGAGCTTCCTAACGTGGTACCAGAGAGTCCGGTGGAGCAGATCGTGGAGTTCAGCATCGACCTGGTGGATCCAGGTTACAGAGAACTGCTGGACGACCCGGACTCCCCTCAGTACATCGACCTGgctcatcacctgcaggacCAG ATGCAGCATGTTTTCGACAAACTTCCAGGATTTAAAGGAATCCATGTCCTGGGAATCAG CGAGACCCAGGACACTGACGG GCCTGGAGGAATCTCCGTGCACTACTCTCTCATCTTTGAGATCAATTCTCCCAAAAGCAACTCAGAGAATTCAGAGGCGGCGACCGGCGAGCCAGAGAACACCCCCGACTCCGGCCTCAGGGAAATGGTGACCAAGGCGTTACGAGAGGAGGCGTCGCTGCCCATCGACCTGGACTCACTCGACTTTGAACCAG AGGCGATCCACCTACCGGCTCTGACCTCGACCTCTTCAGTAGAAGTAGTGGACGAG TCCAGCGAGCCGGACTCACACAACGAGTTTGAAGTGATCACCGACGAGCCGGAGGTGGATAAACCTCGCCTGGAGGTTCCCCTCAGTCCCATGGAGAAGGAGAACGCCCTCGTGACCCTGCTGGACCCCACGGCTGTCCCAGAGAGCAGCGATCCTCCCCCCGCCTCAGAGGATGTTACCCCTGAGTCAGAGACGATTAATGTGAGGGAGTCTGAGCCATCGAGCGAAGACGGGAGGGAAGAAGATTTGCTGATAATTACGCATGAGATTAAAACCATTCATCACGACGAAACCGGTAAACTGGTGAGAGACTTCATCGTGACCCCTACGGAAGCTGCTTATGTCAGTCTGCTCCCCAACCTGATATCAGAGGAAGACCTGATTCCTGTCGACAGCGAGAATCCTCAGTTTATCCCGACTACACAGTTTCTATTGACCACAGCTTCTGCTGGAGAGGAGCCGTCCGACCCAGGTCAGCCCGTCACCACACTCTCAGCTATCACAGGACAGCCGCCCACTGAAACCACAGGGACTCTCGGAGAGGTTGAAGAAATAAACGCTCTTCCAGATGAAGAGGAAGTGGATTTGAGTGTCCATGAAACTGTGGAAGAACCAGAGGAAGCCTTGGGAGGTGAAGTTTACGAAGAAGGGCTCGAGGTTCTGCAGCCGAATCCTGAACAAGCTGAGGTCTCTGAACCAGACGAAGAGAAATTAGAACCAAACGTAGAAGCTGCTGAGTCCGAGGGAGAGTCTGTGGTGGAAACTCAAGAGGAGCCAGAAGACGTTTTACAACCAAATGAGGACGTAGCTGAAGTTTCAGAAGTTAAAGTTGAGGTGTCCAAGCCCGAGGAAGATCATCCAGAACCAGACGAAGAGACAGAGCCAGGAAGGGATGTAGATGGAACGATTTCAGAACCAGAAGAGGTTACAGTTCCAGAAACGGTACCTGACgtttcagaggaaacagtacctgacgttccagaggaaacagtacctgacgtttcagaggaaacagtacCTGAAGTTCCAGAGGAAACAGTACCTGAAGTTCCAGAGGAAACAGTACCTGAAGTTCTAGAGGAAACAGAACCAGAGGAAACAGTACCTGAAGTTCCAGAGGAAACAGTACCTGACgtttcagaggaaacagtacctgacgttccagaggaaacagtacctgacgtttcagaggaaacagtacCTGACGTTCCAGAGGAAACAGTACCTGACGTTCCAGAGGAAACAGTACCTGACGTTCCAGAGGAAACAGTACCTGACGTTCCAGAGGGAACAGTACCTGACgtttcagaggaaacagtacCTGACGTTCCAGAGGAAACAGTACCTGACGTTCCAGAGGAAACAGTACCTGAAGTTCCAGAGGAAATAGTACCTGAAGTTCCAGAGGAAACAGTACCAGAGGAAACGGTACCTGACgtttcagaggaaacagtacctgacgttccagaggaaacagaaccagaggaaacagaaccagaggaaacagaaccagaggaaacagtacctgatgttccagaggaaacagtacctgacgttccagaggaaacagtacctgacgttccagaggaaacagaaccagaggaaacagtacctgacgttccagaggaaacagtacctgacgttccagaggaaacagtacctgacgtttcagaggaaacagtacctgacgtttcagaggaaacagtacCTTACGTTCCAGAGGAAACAGTACCTGGCGTTCCAGAGGAAACTGTACCTGACGTTCCAGAGGAAACAGTACCTGACgtttcagaggaaacagtacCTTACGTTCCAGAGGAAACAGTACCTGACgtttcagaggaaacagtacCTTACGTTCCAGAGGAAACTGTACCTGACGTTCCAGAGGAAACTGTACCTGAAGTTCCAGAGGAAATAGTACCTGAAGTTTCTGAGGAAACAGTACTTGACGTTCCAGAGGAAACTGTACCTGAAGTTCCAGAGGAAACAGTACCTGACGTTTCAGAGGAAACTGTACCTGAAgttccagaggaaacagaacCAGAGGAAACAGTACCTGAAGTTCCAGAGGAAACAGTACCTGAAGTTCCAGAGGAAACAGTACCTGACGTTTCAGAGGAAATAGTACCTGAAGTTTCTGAGGAAACAGTACTTGACGTTCCAGAGGAAACAGTACCTGAAGTTTCTGAGGAAACTGTACCTGACGTTCCAGAGGAAACAGTACCTGAAGTTCCAGAGGAAACAGTACCTGAAGTTTCTGAGGAAATAGTATCTGAAGTTCCAGAAGAAACTGTACTAGAAGTTTCCGAGGTAATAGTACCTGAAgtttcagaggaaacagtacTAGAAGCTTCTGAGGTAAAAGTACCTGAAGTACCAGAGGAAACTGTTCTAGAAGTTTCCGAGCCAATAGTACCTGAAGTTCCAGAGGAAACTTTACCTGAAGTTCCAGAGGAAACAGTACTAGAGATTTCTGAGGTACTAGTACCTGAAGTTCCAGAGGAAACTtctgaaacagaaacagcttCAGAGCCACAAGTTCCTGAAGAAGTTGTAGAAGAGGAATCAGAGGACGGCACGGTGAATATTTTAGCACCAGTTGAAGAAAACATCTTCGAGGCTGTGGAAGATCCCCCCCCGTCAGGAAAACCCATCCTGGATCCTTTCTATGTTGAGGAGGACGTGGACAACTCCGACTCTGAGGTGGAGAGCGACCTCGACACCACCGGAGATGATCCGGAGTTTGACTCGACCTCAGTCGATGCAG AGGTGGCAGCTCCAGAGTCAGAGGACGCACAGGAGACAGATTCCTCCAGTGTGACGGCAGCACCGGTTTCAGACGCCGTCCCCACACCTCCGGCGACTCCCGTGGACGTGTCTGAAGCGTGGTCACCGGGCCCGACTGTCGACTCTGGACTCTTTGAGACAGTGGAGCACCCAGTGATCCCCTCAGCTCCCGTGTCCTCAGAGGACGATATCACGGCGCCGGAGCAGAAACAACCGGCCGTCGTCATTATCGACGAAGACTTGGAGGAGACGgcgcagacaggaagtgagagcaCCACCGGCTCACCGGGCGCTGCTGAAGACGTCATTGACGAGGCCGTGCAGGACTTGGCCGTGGAGCTGGACCAAACGGATGTGGCAACCACGGAGACAAGCGAGCTGCCGGATGAGGGGAGTGGCTTTGCATGGGCGGGCGAGGACCGCACCACCGTCAGCGCTACGGCACAGCCTGCAGTGAGATACCTGACCACGCCCTCCATGACCACGGCCAGCCACGGGAGGGAGCTGGTGGTGTTCTTCAGCCTCCGGGTCACCAACATGGACTTCTCCGAGGACCTCTTCAACAAGACGTCCTCCGAGTACATCTCCCTGGAGAACACCTTTTTAGACGTG CTGATGCCGTTCCTGCAGGCCAACCTGACGGGCTTCAAGAACCTGGAGATTCTCAACTTCAGGAAAGGCAGCGTGGTCATCAACAGCAAGATGAAGTTCGCCAAGTCGGTGCCGTACAACATCACCGAGGCCGTCCACTGCGTCCTGGAGGAGTTCTGCTCGGCCGCCGCCAAGAACCTGCACATCCAGATCGACACTCGCTCTCTGGACATCGAACCAG CGGACCAGGCGGACCCCTGTAAGTTTCTGGCCTGTGACGGGTTCTCTCGCTGTGAAGTGAGCGGCCGGACGAAGGAGGCCCAGTGCGTGTGCGAGCCCGGCTTCCTGTCTGTGGACGAGCGGCCGTGTCAGAGCGTCTGCGTCCTCCAGCCTGAATACTGCAGAGGACGGGGGGCGTGTCACATCCTCCCAGGACACGGTGCCGTGTGCAG ATACGACGACAGGTACTCCCTCCCGGGCCGGGCCAGTTAA
- the LOC138405624 gene encoding proteoglycan 4 isoform X2 gives MLWDFRLVLLFVLAPQAAGIKERGVRLHPGGRTEADGSVRLVELLKTSTHSKGSEVGRRRLKRSVFLHSGVRICPQETISDVLASHQAYYQLRVCQESVWEAFRIFFDRIPGTSEYQRWVHTCQQESLCISDLARNFSSTEEHISMVRTRMSRLRDRRPSSRGSETPAHKLPEIQGAEVQTLASSAPLVVTGTISPLSPVSASPSPGLDHTPPEEEEEVEEEEVKEEELEVEEEVKEEDSELPNVVPESPVEQIVEFSIDLVDPGYRELLDDPDSPQYIDLAHHLQDQMQHVFDKLPGFKGIHVLGISETQDTDGPGGISVHYSLIFEINSPKSNSENSEAATGEPENTPDSGLREMVTKALREEASLPIDLDSLDFEPEAIHLPALTSTSSVEVVDESSEPDSHNEFEVITDEPEVDKPRLEVPLSPMEKENALVTLLDPTAVPESSDPPPASEDVTPESETINVRESEPSSEDGREEDLLIITHEIKTIHHDETGKLVRDFIVTPTEAAYVSLLPNLISEEDLIPVDSENPQFIPTTQFLLTTASAGEEPSDPGQPVTTLSAITGQPPTETTGTLGEVEEINALPDEEEVDLSVHETVEEPEEALGGEVYEEGLEVLQPNPEQAEVSEPDEEKLEPNVEAAESEGESVVETQEEPEDVLQPNEDVAEVSEVKVEVSKPEEDHPEPDEETEPGRDVDGTISEPEEVTVPETVPDVSEETVPDVPEETVPDVSEETVPEVPEETVPEVPEETVPEVLEETEPEETVPEVPEETVPDVSEETVPDVPEETVPDVSEETVPDVPEETVPDVPEETVPDVPEETVPDVPEGTVPDVSEETVPDVPEETVPDVPEETVPEVPEEIVPEVPEETVPEETVPDVSEETVPDVPEETEPEETEPEETEPEETVPDVPEETVPDVPEETVPDVPEETEPEETVPDVPEETVPDVPEETVPDVSEETVPDVSEETVPYVPEETVPGVPEETVPDVPEETVPDVSEETVPYVPEETVPDVSEETVPYVPEETVPDVPEETVPEVPEEIVPEVSEETVLDVPEETVPEVPEETVPDVSEETVPEVPEETEPEETVPEVPEETVPEVPEETVPDVSEEIVPEVSEETVLDVPEETVPEVSEETVPDVPEETVPEVPEETVPEVSEEIVSEVPEETVLEVSEVIVPEVSEETVLEASEVKVPEVPEETVLEVSEPIVPEVPEETLPEVPEETVLEISEVLVPEVPEETSETETASEPQVPEEVVEEESEDGTVNILAPVEENIFEAVEDPPPSGKPILDPFYVEEDVDNSDSEVESDLDTTGDDPEFDSTSVDAEVAAPESEDAQETDSSSVTAAPVSDAVPTPPATPVDVSEAWSPGPTVDSGLFETVEHPVIPSAPVSSEDDITAPEQKQPAVVIIDEDLEETAQTGSESTTGSPGAAEDVIDEAVQDLAVELDQTDVATTETSELPDEGSGFAWAGEDRTTVSATAQPAVRYLTTPSMTTASHGRELVVFFSLRVTNMDFSEDLFNKTSSEYISLENTFLDVLMPFLQANLTGFKNLEILNFRKGSVVINSKMKFAKSVPYNITEAVHCVLEEFCSAAAKNLHIQIDTRSLDIEPADQADPCKFLACDGFSRCEVSGRTKEAQCVCEPGFLSVDERPCQSVCVLQPEYCRGRGACHILPGHGAVCRYDDRYSLPGRAS, from the exons ATGCTCTGGGACTTCAGACTCGTGCTGCTGTTCGTCCTCGCTCCGCAGGCAGCTGGAATTAAAG AGCGCGGCGTCAGGCTGCACCCGGGGGGGAGGACGGAGGCCGATGGCTCCGTGCGCTtggtggagctgctgaagaCATCGACGCACAGCAAAGGTTCTGAAGTCGGCCGACGTCGACTCAAGAGGTCGGTGTTTTTACACTCTGGAGTGAGAATCTGTCCACAAGAGACCATCAGTGACGTGCTCGCCAGCCACCAGGCGTACTACCAGCTCCGAG tGTGTCAGGAGTCTGTGTGGGAGGCGTTCAGGATCTTCTTCGACAGGATCCCCGGGACGTCGGAGTATCAGCGATGGGTTCACACGTGTCAGCAAGAGTCGCTCTGCATCTCCGACCTCGCCAGAAACTTCAGCAGCACCGAGGAGCACATTAGCATGGTTCGCACG AGGATGAGTCGGCTGAGGGACCGGAGGCCGTCATCAAG AGGATCAGAGACTCCTGCTCACAAGCTCCCAGAGATCCAAG GAGCAGAGGTTCAGACGCTCGCCTCCTCAGCTCCGCTGGTCGTCACCGGCACCATCTCCCCTCTCAGCCCTGTGAGCGCCTCCCCGAGCCCCGGCCTGGATCACACGCCGCccgaggaggag gaggaggtggaggaggaggaggtgaaggaggaggagctggaggtggaggaggaggtgaaggaggag GACTCGGAGCTTCCTAACGTGGTACCAGAGAGTCCGGTGGAGCAGATCGTGGAGTTCAGCATCGACCTGGTGGATCCAGGTTACAGAGAACTGCTGGACGACCCGGACTCCCCTCAGTACATCGACCTGgctcatcacctgcaggacCAG ATGCAGCATGTTTTCGACAAACTTCCAGGATTTAAAGGAATCCATGTCCTGGGAATCAG CGAGACCCAGGACACTGACGG GCCTGGAGGAATCTCCGTGCACTACTCTCTCATCTTTGAGATCAATTCTCCCAAAAGCAACTCAGAGAATTCAGAGGCGGCGACCGGCGAGCCAGAGAACACCCCCGACTCCGGCCTCAGGGAAATGGTGACCAAGGCGTTACGAGAGGAGGCGTCGCTGCCCATCGACCTGGACTCACTCGACTTTGAACCAG AGGCGATCCACCTACCGGCTCTGACCTCGACCTCTTCAGTAGAAGTAGTGGACGAG TCCAGCGAGCCGGACTCACACAACGAGTTTGAAGTGATCACCGACGAGCCGGAGGTGGATAAACCTCGCCTGGAGGTTCCCCTCAGTCCCATGGAGAAGGAGAACGCCCTCGTGACCCTGCTGGACCCCACGGCTGTCCCAGAGAGCAGCGATCCTCCCCCCGCCTCAGAGGATGTTACCCCTGAGTCAGAGACGATTAATGTGAGGGAGTCTGAGCCATCGAGCGAAGACGGGAGGGAAGAAGATTTGCTGATAATTACGCATGAGATTAAAACCATTCATCACGACGAAACCGGTAAACTGGTGAGAGACTTCATCGTGACCCCTACGGAAGCTGCTTATGTCAGTCTGCTCCCCAACCTGATATCAGAGGAAGACCTGATTCCTGTCGACAGCGAGAATCCTCAGTTTATCCCGACTACACAGTTTCTATTGACCACAGCTTCTGCTGGAGAGGAGCCGTCCGACCCAGGTCAGCCCGTCACCACACTCTCAGCTATCACAGGACAGCCGCCCACTGAAACCACAGGGACTCTCGGAGAGGTTGAAGAAATAAACGCTCTTCCAGATGAAGAGGAAGTGGATTTGAGTGTCCATGAAACTGTGGAAGAACCAGAGGAAGCCTTGGGAGGTGAAGTTTACGAAGAAGGGCTCGAGGTTCTGCAGCCGAATCCTGAACAAGCTGAGGTCTCTGAACCAGACGAAGAGAAATTAGAACCAAACGTAGAAGCTGCTGAGTCCGAGGGAGAGTCTGTGGTGGAAACTCAAGAGGAGCCAGAAGACGTTTTACAACCAAATGAGGACGTAGCTGAAGTTTCAGAAGTTAAAGTTGAGGTGTCCAAGCCCGAGGAAGATCATCCAGAACCAGACGAAGAGACAGAGCCAGGAAGGGATGTAGATGGAACGATTTCAGAACCAGAAGAGGTTACAGTTCCAGAAACGGTACCTGACgtttcagaggaaacagtacctgacgttccagaggaaacagtacctgacgtttcagaggaaacagtacCTGAAGTTCCAGAGGAAACAGTACCTGAAGTTCCAGAGGAAACAGTACCTGAAGTTCTAGAGGAAACAGAACCAGAGGAAACAGTACCTGAAGTTCCAGAGGAAACAGTACCTGACgtttcagaggaaacagtacctgacgttccagaggaaacagtacctgacgtttcagaggaaacagtacCTGACGTTCCAGAGGAAACAGTACCTGACGTTCCAGAGGAAACAGTACCTGACGTTCCAGAGGAAACAGTACCTGACGTTCCAGAGGGAACAGTACCTGACgtttcagaggaaacagtacCTGACGTTCCAGAGGAAACAGTACCTGACGTTCCAGAGGAAACAGTACCTGAAGTTCCAGAGGAAATAGTACCTGAAGTTCCAGAGGAAACAGTACCAGAGGAAACGGTACCTGACgtttcagaggaaacagtacctgacgttccagaggaaacagaaccagaggaaacagaaccagaggaaacagaaccagaggaaacagtacctgatgttccagaggaaacagtacctgacgttccagaggaaacagtacctgacgttccagaggaaacagaaccagaggaaacagtacctgacgttccagaggaaacagtacctgacgttccagaggaaacagtacctgacgtttcagaggaaacagtacctgacgtttcagaggaaacagtacCTTACGTTCCAGAGGAAACAGTACCTGGCGTTCCAGAGGAAACTGTACCTGACGTTCCAGAGGAAACAGTACCTGACgtttcagaggaaacagtacCTTACGTTCCAGAGGAAACAGTACCTGACgtttcagaggaaacagtacCTTACGTTCCAGAGGAAACTGTACCTGACGTTCCAGAGGAAACTGTACCTGAAGTTCCAGAGGAAATAGTACCTGAAGTTTCTGAGGAAACAGTACTTGACGTTCCAGAGGAAACTGTACCTGAAGTTCCAGAGGAAACAGTACCTGACGTTTCAGAGGAAACTGTACCTGAAgttccagaggaaacagaacCAGAGGAAACAGTACCTGAAGTTCCAGAGGAAACAGTACCTGAAGTTCCAGAGGAAACAGTACCTGACGTTTCAGAGGAAATAGTACCTGAAGTTTCTGAGGAAACAGTACTTGACGTTCCAGAGGAAACAGTACCTGAAGTTTCTGAGGAAACTGTACCTGACGTTCCAGAGGAAACAGTACCTGAAGTTCCAGAGGAAACAGTACCTGAAGTTTCTGAGGAAATAGTATCTGAAGTTCCAGAAGAAACTGTACTAGAAGTTTCCGAGGTAATAGTACCTGAAgtttcagaggaaacagtacTAGAAGCTTCTGAGGTAAAAGTACCTGAAGTACCAGAGGAAACTGTTCTAGAAGTTTCCGAGCCAATAGTACCTGAAGTTCCAGAGGAAACTTTACCTGAAGTTCCAGAGGAAACAGTACTAGAGATTTCTGAGGTACTAGTACCTGAAGTTCCAGAGGAAACTtctgaaacagaaacagcttCAGAGCCACAAGTTCCTGAAGAAGTTGTAGAAGAGGAATCAGAGGACGGCACGGTGAATATTTTAGCACCAGTTGAAGAAAACATCTTCGAGGCTGTGGAAGATCCCCCCCCGTCAGGAAAACCCATCCTGGATCCTTTCTATGTTGAGGAGGACGTGGACAACTCCGACTCTGAGGTGGAGAGCGACCTCGACACCACCGGAGATGATCCGGAGTTTGACTCGACCTCAGTCGATGCAG AGGTGGCAGCTCCAGAGTCAGAGGACGCACAGGAGACAGATTCCTCCAGTGTGACGGCAGCACCGGTTTCAGACGCCGTCCCCACACCTCCGGCGACTCCCGTGGACGTGTCTGAAGCGTGGTCACCGGGCCCGACTGTCGACTCTGGACTCTTTGAGACAGTGGAGCACCCAGTGATCCCCTCAGCTCCCGTGTCCTCAGAGGACGATATCACGGCGCCGGAGCAGAAACAACCGGCCGTCGTCATTATCGACGAAGACTTGGAGGAGACGgcgcagacaggaagtgagagcaCCACCGGCTCACCGGGCGCTGCTGAAGACGTCATTGACGAGGCCGTGCAGGACTTGGCCGTGGAGCTGGACCAAACGGATGTGGCAACCACGGAGACAAGCGAGCTGCCGGATGAGGGGAGTGGCTTTGCATGGGCGGGCGAGGACCGCACCACCGTCAGCGCTACGGCACAGCCTGCAGTGAGATACCTGACCACGCCCTCCATGACCACGGCCAGCCACGGGAGGGAGCTGGTGGTGTTCTTCAGCCTCCGGGTCACCAACATGGACTTCTCCGAGGACCTCTTCAACAAGACGTCCTCCGAGTACATCTCCCTGGAGAACACCTTTTTAGACGTG CTGATGCCGTTCCTGCAGGCCAACCTGACGGGCTTCAAGAACCTGGAGATTCTCAACTTCAGGAAAGGCAGCGTGGTCATCAACAGCAAGATGAAGTTCGCCAAGTCGGTGCCGTACAACATCACCGAGGCCGTCCACTGCGTCCTGGAGGAGTTCTGCTCGGCCGCCGCCAAGAACCTGCACATCCAGATCGACACTCGCTCTCTGGACATCGAACCAG CGGACCAGGCGGACCCCTGTAAGTTTCTGGCCTGTGACGGGTTCTCTCGCTGTGAAGTGAGCGGCCGGACGAAGGAGGCCCAGTGCGTGTGCGAGCCCGGCTTCCTGTCTGTGGACGAGCGGCCGTGTCAGAGCGTCTGCGTCCTCCAGCCTGAATACTGCAGAGGACGGGGGGCGTGTCACATCCTCCCAGGACACGGTGCCGTGTGCAG ATACGACGACAGGTACTCCCTCCCGGGCCGGGCCAGTTAA